In Alosa sapidissima isolate fAloSap1 chromosome 4, fAloSap1.pri, whole genome shotgun sequence, the following are encoded in one genomic region:
- the gnl3 gene encoding guanine nucleotide-binding protein-like 3 yields MKRPKLKKASKRLSCAKRFKIQKKVREHTRKLRKEAKKKGISKRVKKDIGVPNSAPFKEEILREAEQRKLQLEELKEQNRVAKQTEKAQKRKKEKEAAKAETEPKAKKQKKDKKTKQQQKKSTTGTNKSAKRFRCKELNKVIEASDILVEVLDARDPLGCRCPELEEAVLKHEGKKKLMFVLNKIDLVPKDNLKKWLEYLQLECPTFVFKASTQLQDRTVEEKRRRRMANGVDHSRAGTALGHTSLLEVLGEYATTLNTESMLKVGIVGFPSTGKSSLINSLKGLRACHAGVQRGLTKCMQEVHISKTVKMIDSPGIIATPSNSPVSMALRSLQVEEKEESSLEAVRTLLKQCDQQQIMLQYNVPDYRNSVEFLTCFAKKRGFLLKGGVLNTELAATTFLNDWTGAKLSYHSKPPDNHPLPPYLSDAMVTEMQGGLDMDKLKSGNEEIINSVKCPNPASSIGFLSTGPTAGMLNESEIPEEKAVVQEEEEDAENMENGSEPEESAEMDELHGDDGMEEETKQKKQTGKASSEPHKAAVKRVAFNVDLSSAQQNDDEAYDFNTDFI; encoded by the exons ATGAAACGCCCGA AGTTGAAGAAAGCAAGTAAGCGCTTATCCTGTGCGAAGCGTTTTAAAATTCAGAAAAAG GTCCGAGAACATACCCGAAAACTACGGAAAGAGGCCAAAAAGAAGGGGATAAGCAAACGTGTCAAGAAGGATATTGGAGTACCAAACAGCGCACCTTTCAAAGAGGAGATTCTGAGGGAGGCTGAACAGAGAAAACTACAG CTTGAAGAGCTGAAAGAACAGAATCGGGTTGCCAAGCAAACTGAAAAGGCCCAGAAAaggaagaaggagaaagaggctGCCAAAGCTGAAACAGAGCCCAAGgccaaaaaacagaaaaag GATAAGAAGACCAAGCAGCAGCAGAAAAAGTCCACTACAGGGACAAACAAAAGCGCCAAGAGGTTCCGTTGCAAAGAACTGAACAAG GTGATTGAAGCGTCTGATATCCTAGTAGAGGTCCTTGATGCCAGAGACCCTCTTGGTTGTCGGTGTCCTGAGCTTGAGGAGGCTGTGTTGAAACATGAGGGCAAGAAGAAGCTGATGTTTGTGTTAAACAAAATAG ACCTTGTACCGAAAGACAACCTGAAAAAGTGGCTGGAGTATCTTCAATTGGAGTGTCCAACCTTTGTGTTCAAGGCATCCACACAGCTTCAAGACCGAACAGTA GAGGAGAAGCGGAGGAGACGCATGGCAAATGGAGTGGATCACTCCAGAGCAGGGACTGCATTAGGTCACACATCTCTCCTGGAGGTGCTCGGGGAATATGCCACAACACTCAACACAGAGAGCATGCTCAAAGTGGGTATTGTCG GCTTCCCCAGTACAGGGAAGAGCAGTCTGATCAACAGCCTGAAAGGTCTGCGGGCTTGCCACGCTGGAGTTCAGCGAGGACTGACCAA GTGCATGCAGGAGGTGCACATCTCCAAAACTGTCAAGATGATCGACAGTCCTGGAATAATTGCGACACCTTCAAACTCTCCGGTGTCCATGGCGCTCAGAAGTCTGCAGgttgaggagaaggaggaaagcTCTTTAGAGGCTGTTCGAACTCTTCTGAAACAGTGTGACCAGCAGCAG ATTATGCTGCAATATAATGTTCCAGACTACAGAAATTCTGTGGAATTTTTGACATGTTTTGCCAAGAAGCGTGGATTTCTGTTGAAAGGTGGTGTCCTGAACACTGAATTGGCTGCCACCACATTTTTGAATGACTGGACAGG AGCAAAACTGAGCTATCATTCCAAACCACCTGACAATCACCCCCTGCCTCCATACCTGTCAGACGCTATGGTAACAGAGATGCAAGGGGGATTGGATATGGACAAGCTAAAGAGCGGCAACGAGGAAATTATTAACA GTGTGAAGTGCCCAAACCCAGCTAGCAGCATAGGATTCCTCTCAACGGGTCCCACTGCAGGGATGTTGAATGAAAGTGAGATCCCAGAGGAGAAGGCTGtagtgcaggaggaggaggaggatgcagaGAACATGGAGAATGGCAGTGAGCCAGAGGAG TCCGCTGAGATGGATGAGCTGCATGGAGACGatgggatggaggaggagacgaAACAGAAGAAACAAACAG GAAAAGCATCATCAGAACCCCATAAGGCGGCGGTTAAGCGGGTTGCTTTCAATGTGGACCTCTCCTCTGCACAGCAGAATGATGACGAGGCATATGACTTCAACACAGACTTTATCTGA